A single region of the Drosophila takahashii strain IR98-3 E-12201 chromosome 2R, DtakHiC1v2, whole genome shotgun sequence genome encodes:
- the yellow-d2 gene encoding dopaminechrome tautomerase: MQRWIFLASCWWLAASVHSLESVFGAYNLEFEFPSPQERQRVLREGLYDPSSVIPLDVDAYYKHGDATPSIFVTIPRFAKGVPYSLAYVTNEMRPNGTLLQAYPSYEWHKSHGADCNGLTSVYRTQIDECGRMWILDSGEIDFIQHCPPQLYAIDLESGKVVHQYKMPKRLYKEGVSRFVTPTVELDAHNCDVGFVYMADSIGAGIVVYDVAAQQSWRIENKFTYPHPDFGTFTVAGESFQLWDGTVSTSLTPHGFSGRRMMYFHSLSSDWQMAIPLDVVNNGSNWRLNDVTAALNQFQLLGKRGGQCVGAAMSESGFLICGLVQPSSILAWNIRSQYSHQNLVMLVEDAERLQFASGVKIVRNHEGKEELWVLSNRLQKAFGAGLDYKEINFRIQKCGVEELLGGRPC, from the exons ATGCAGCGTTGGATTTTCTTAGCATCCTGCTGGTGGCTGGCAGCCTCTGTTCATTCCTTGgaaagtgtttttggtgccTATAATCTGGAGTTTGAATTCCCTTCGCCGCAGGAAAGGCAGCGCGTGCTGAGGGAGGGCCTCTACGATCCCAGCAGCGTTATTCCCCTCGACGTGGATGCCTACTACAAGC ATGGCGATGCCACGCCCTCGATTTTCGTGACCATTCCGCGCTTCGCCAAGGGTGTTCCCTACTCCCTGGCCTATGTGACCAACGAAATGCGTCCAAATGGAACTCTACTGCAGGCCTATCCCAGCTACGAGTGGCACAAATCGCACGGAGCCGATTGCAATGGCCTGACCTCCGTTTACCGCACTCAGATAGACGAGTGTGGAAGGATGTGGATCCTGGACAGCGGCGAGATTGACTTCATCCAGCACTGTCCGCCGCAGCTGTATGCCATTGACTTGGAGAGCGGCAAGGTGGTGCACCAGTACAAGATGCCCAAGCGGCTGTACAAGGAGGGCGTGAGTCGCTTCGTGACGCCCACCGTGGAGCTGGATGCGCATAATTGCGACGTGGGCTTCGTTTACATGGCCGATTCCATTGGCGCCGGCATTGTGGTGTACGATGTGGCTGCCCAGCAGTCGTGGCGCATCGAGAACAAGTTCACCTATCCGCATCCGGACTTTGGCACCTTCACCGTCGCTGGTGAGAGCTTTCAGCTGTGGGATGGCACGGTGTCCACTAGTTTAACGCCTCATGGATTCAGTGGCCGGCGAATGATGTACTTCCACTCGCTCTCGAGCGACTGGCAGATGGCCATACCGCTGGATGTGGTCAACAATGGCAGTAATTGGCGGCTAAACGATGTGACCGCCGCTTTGAATCAATTCCAGCTGCTGGGCAAGCGCGGTGGCCAGTGCGTGGGTGCGGCCATGAGTGAGTCCGGTTTCCTGATCTGCGGCTTGGTTCAGCCCTCGAGTATTTTGGCCTGGAACATACGCAGCCAGTACAGCCATCAGAATCTAGTGATGCTGGTCGAAGATGCGGAGCGTCTGCAGTTCGCCAGCGGCGTGAAGATAGTGCGCAATCATGAGGGCAAGGAGGAGCTGTGGGTGCTCTCGAATCGGCTGCAGAAAGCCTTTGGAGCGGGTCTGGATTACAAGGAGATCAACTTTCGCATACAAAAGTGCGGGGTGGAGGAGCTGCTAGGCGGAAGGCCGTGTTAA